A genome region from Babesia bigemina genome assembly Bbig001, chromosome : I includes the following:
- a CDS encoding Sac domain-containing inositol phosphatase 3, putative gives MDSLKRGWVFQTNEKVTILQTDYRRVTFFKNTPDFTVDVYESKKFDKRSFLKGDYDCPGTLVSDCFGILGIVSFTEGPYLVVVTDAKKCGTLIKEHDVYSIGGKILVPLFYPCSENDMETYYCNLFNQFDISNNFYFSYTYNIANSLQRNVMYATCTREDETWLRFDAVCATQKYRYNFVHAKNFAEHFGRDSVGLCLTVIHGFFGQTNVCLSGRILAVHLIARRSRFYAGTRYKKRGISSDGHVANDVETEQILDDATCTASVFSFLQVRGSAPAFWAQDKSKTIMKKPPLIYTQNDPTFTAQKMHISELLSLYGSPIIMLNLLSDDPGTEEGKLSTQFQSAISSINVELPRTIRVQYVHRNIRSALERGNIRQMIAEVVEHTAGEVGFFHERKGNICNLQLGVLRTSCLDCLDRTGVMALELGLFVFQRQLALLGIHVKTAEGMCDYEVHNFTDETPSNSLNTSVVPELEPLVYLFKGMFEGMGDALAMQYAGSKTLRKYEGPRGAISRSLQLFTTLKRGFSSHFSDSDRQTLSNIFLGVLRPEKHPPPWLVDVDKYVHHEKFLCEYESVEWWVVPLMCFLRRARKLQSNVCRSWFDLFDARGEYLPWVMFAQLVASVQYSKDEGACWRRYAYHSSEDKEKSSLVDTAIRHNFSVIPIESHVSRSNSENTEYVELRAGLPPGVVLITREDSEQDELSSAVPYAPGDSTEAVMVNAQSAYQDAFNFIRHTRKRNVHRMNSFLEPWRIQPQNRDEVTRDLSTIRCRVCDVERYANYVNL, from the coding sequence ATGGATTCTCTTAAACGTGGATGGGTATTCCAGACAAATGAAAAGGTCACCATACTGCAGACCGATTATCGCCGGGTGACATTTTTCAAAAATACACCGGATTTTACAGTCGATGTGTATGAATCAAAGAAATTCGATAAAAGATCGTTTTTAAAAGGTGATTATGACTGCCCTGGCACTCTGGTGTCGGATTGTTTCGGGATCCTTGGCATCGTCTCCTTCACCGAAGGGCCATACCTCGTAGTAGTTACTGACGCAAAAAAATGCGGGACACTGATCAAAGAGCACGATGTTTACTCTATCGGGGGGAAGATTTTAGTGCCACTGTTTTACCCATGCTCAGAAAATGATATGGAAACCTACTACTGCAATCTATTTAACCAATTCGATATCTCAAACAACTTCTATTTCAGCTATACATATAACATTGCCAATTCGCTTCAACGCAACGTAATGTACGCAACGTGTACCAGAGAAGATGAGACATGGTTACGTTTCGACGCGGTCTGTGCCACCCAAAAGTATAGGTATAATTTCGTCCATGCAAAAAACTTCGCCGAGCACTTTGGACGTGACTCTGTTGGCCTTTGTCTGACGGTTATTCACGGATTTTTTGGTCAAACTAACGTATGCCTATCCGGAAGAATCCTTGCAGTACACCTGATTGCAAGGCGTTCACGGTTCTACGCGGGAACACGATACAAAAAACGAGGCATCAGTTCTGACGGTCACGTGGCAAACGACGTAGAAACCGAGCAGATACTCGATGATGCAACATGCACGGCCTCTGTTTTTTCATTTTTACAGGTGCGCGGATCGGCACCAGCATTCTGGGCACAGGACAAAAGTAAGACCATCATGAAAAAACCCCCGCTGATATACACACAAAATGATCCCACCTTCACGGCTCAGAAAATGCACATTTCGGAGTTATTGTCTCTCTATGGATCGCCTATAATCATGCTGAATCTTCTTTCCGACGACCCGGGAACAGAGGAAGGAAAGCTCTCCACCCAATTCCAGTCTGCTATTTCTTCAATAAATGTCGAACTTCCAAGGACCATTCGAGTGCAGTACGTACACCGTAATATACGAAGCGCTCTGGAAAGGGGAAACATACGCCAAATGATCGCCGAAGTCGTCGAACACACCGCGGGGGAAGTAGGATTCTTTCATGAGCGCAAAGGCAACATATGTAATTTGCAGCTTGGGGTGCTCAGAACAAGCTGTCTTGATTGTCTTGATCGAACTGGCGTAATGGCATTGGAGCTTGGACTCTTCGTATTCCAACGGCAGCTGGCTCTATTGGGTATCCATGTAAAAACCGCTGAAGGCATGTGTGATTACGAGGTGCACAACTTTACGGACGAAACGCCGTCCAACAGCTTAAATACAAGCGTTGTGCCAGAGCTCGAGCCCTTGGTGTATCTTTTCAAGGGCATGTTCGAGGGAATGGGAGATGCTTTGGCCATGCAGTACGCTGGATCAAAGACGCTTCGCAAGTATGAAGGCCCACGAGGGGCAATAAGTAGGTCTTTACAACTATTCACCACGTTGAAAAGAGGTTTCTCAAGTCATTTTTCGGATTCAGATCGACAGACTCTGTCAAACATTTTCTTAGGGGTTTTGCGACCGGAGAAGCACCCGCCGCCATGGCTCGTGGACGTTGACAAATACGTACACCATGAAAAATTCTTATGCGAGTATGAAAGTGTCGAATGGTGGGTTGTGCCTCTAATGTGTTTCTTGAGAAGGGCAAGGAAACTCCAAAGCAACGTTTGCCGATCGTGGTTCGACCTCTTCGACGCGCGAGGAGAGTATCTCCCATGGGTCATGTTTGCTCAACTAGTGGCATCTGTTCAGTATAGCAAGGATGAAGGTGCATGTTGGCGCCGCTATGCGTATCATTCCTCTGAAGACAAAGAGAAATCATCTTTGGTTGACACCGCTATACGGCACAACTTCTCCGTCATTCCGATCGAATCTCATGTATCAAGAAGCAACTCGGAAAATACGGAATATGTAGAACTTCGTGCGGGTTTGCCACCCGGTGTGGTACTCATCACAAGGGAGGACAGTGAACAGGATGAATTGAGCAGCGCTGTGCCATACGCTCCTGGGGACTCCACAGAAGCCGTAATGGTAAACGCCCAATCAGCATACCAGGATGCATTTAACTTTATTCGGCATACCAGAAAACGTAACGTCCATAGGATGAACTCTTTTTTGGAACCGTGGAGGATCCAACCACAGAATCGTGATGAGGTGACTAGGGATCTATCAACTATACGTTGCCGCGTGTGTGATGTAGAGCGTTATGCAAATTACGTGAATCTGTGA
- a CDS encoding CwfJ C-terminus 1-like protein, putative, whose amino-acid sequence MSSGQAPDSAPASEEAAGTADSSPSAKGCIVRVYNIPAEIDESSLQEVMSHFGRVRRCQVMLGESAHSAAEAFVLFKRPEEAAAAVRADEKLECGGCTLKISLWQGEFPPEKPSVAKRASSGGNSDACWFCLSNSACEDHMVALVADHSYIAIAKGPLAPLHSIVTPIYHYPSAAAASRSVLEDMQRLIDCLFDQCLKSGSGAIAFERYMPMQNPCAMHTQIQVIPVPLDRAMDAFNYVNSSEHFCGTRVERLGAEDPTSIACLEGKLDDIERSYFYLQAVGRDNETNRGFMHSHCLWTLGHRGGGRRIPITFGRELIIHLLPDSAADNIPCKNSEWSSLGRSWREMALDWRNCLTSRDSEAQLSRDLTAAIMGTDKAQK is encoded by the exons ATGTCTTCCGGCCAAGCTCCGGACTCTGCTCCGGCCTCGGAGGAGGCAGCCGGAACGGCTGATTCATCGCCATCTGCTAAAGGATGCATCGTAAGAGTGTACAACATTCCAGCTGAGATCGACGAATCGTCGTTGCAGGAGGTGATGTCTCATTTCGGCCGTGTCCGTCGTTGCCAGGTCATGCTAGGTGAAAGTGCACATTCCGCTGCCGAGGC GTTTGTACTGTTCAAGCGCCCTGAAgaggccgccgccgcagttCGCGCTGACGAGAAGTTGGAATGCGGCGGTTGCACGCTTAAGATAAGTCTCTGGCAGGGCGAGTTCCCCCCGGAGAAGCCTAGTGTCGCCAAGCGCGCATCATCCGGTGGTAACTCCGATGCCTGCTGGTTTTGCCTGTCGAATTCCGCCTGCGAGGATCACATGGTGGCCCTTGTAGCGGATCAC AGCTATATCGCAATTGCCAAAGGGCCTCTCGCCCCTCTTCACAGCATAGTGACGCCCATTTACCACTACCCGagtgcagctgcggcctCTCGTTCTGTATTGGAAGATATGCAGCGGCTTATCGACTGCCTGTTCGATCAGTGTTTAAAAAGCGGTTCAGGCGCCATTGCATTCGAGCGGTACATGCCAATGCAAAATCCCTGTGCGATGCATACGCAAATACAGGTGATTCCTGTGCCTCTCGACCGCGCCATGGACGCTTTCAACTACGTGAACAGCTCGGAGCACTTTTGCGGCACCCGTGTAGAGCGCCTGGGTGCTGAGGATCCGACGTCAATCGCCTGCCTCGAGGGCAAGCTGGACGACATTGAGCGATCATATTTCTATCTACAGGCGGTGGGTCGTGACAACGAGACGAATCGGGGGTTTATGCACTCTCACTGCCTTTGGACCCTGGGCCACCGCGGCGGCGGTCGCCGGATTCCTATCACATTCGGTCGGGAGCTGATTATTCACCTGTTACCGGATTCCGCAGCCGATAACATACCCTGCAAGAACAGCGAATGGTCGTCGCTGGGTCGATCTTGGCGTGAAATGGCGTTGGACTGGCGCAACTGCTTAACTAGCCGAGATTCCGAGGCGCAACTGTCTCGGGATTTGACCGCAGCCATCATGGGCACTGACAAAGCGCAGAAATAA
- a CDS encoding membrane protein, putative — protein MYFHAHFKNLLRCLAVVLLLRGASTPAAAEPEYEDAFDYDVVIKRIKDAAHYLTDCTIDQLAQYCTTETALNFECFRTIGRCIPGTLRKVAILGGDKGADEEEEEEEPISESEEL, from the exons ATGTATTTCCACGCCCACTTCAAAAACCTGCTGCGTTGTCTAGCGGTAGTCTTACTTCTCAGGGGTGCGTCCACACCTGCAGCGGCGGAACCTGAATATGAAGACGCGTTTGATTACG ACGTGGTCATCAAACGCATCAAGGATGCAGCACACTACTTGACCGATTGCACTATTGACCAACTAGCGCAGTACTGCACCACGGAAACGGCACTCAACTTCGAGTGCTTCCGTACCATTGGAAGGTGCATACCAGGAACTCTGAGGAAGGTAGCCATATTGGGGGGAGATAAAGGTGCCgatgaggaggaggaggaggaggagccaATCTCCGAATCAGAGGAACTGTAA